The following are encoded together in the Aciduricibacillus chroicocephali genome:
- the qoxB gene encoding cytochrome aa3 quinol oxidase subunit I, whose amino-acid sequence MKEYFSRFALENGDDPMIIGSQIAIAVVSIAIIVGLTYFKKWGYLWRNWLTTVDHKKIGIMYILAALLMLFRGGADAILMRAQTAVPNNGLLDAQHYNEIFTTHGVVMILFMAMPFIIGLMNVVTPLQIGARDVAFPRLNAISFWLFFFGAMLFNLSFVIGGSPDAGWTAYFPLASNDFSHTVGINYYAIAIQIAGIGTLMTGINFITTIMKMRAPGMTLMKMPMFTWSILITNLIIVFAFPVLTVALALMTMDRLFGTNFFSIANGGMDMLWANLFWVWGHPEVYIVILPAFGIYSEIISTFAQRNLYGYKSMVFSMVAISALSFLVWTHHFYTMGHGVMVNGIFSVTTMAIAVPTGVKIFNWLLTLYKGSIKFTVPMLWAMAFIPIFTIGGVTGVMLAMASADYQYHNTMFLVAHFHYVLIPGTVFGVLAGFTFWWPKIFGFSLNERIGKWAFWFIAISFNVAFFPLFLSGLNGQARRMYTYSEASGFGIYNLISFIGAIGLAIGFLLIVYQIYWSTRYAPRHVDGDPWNARSLEWATHSPVPEYNFAITPTVDSIEAFWDKKEHGKEIFKGKIEEIHMPNNSGLPIIMSAIFFVFGFALVFSMWIVAIVSLIGIFVCMAYRSFEIDHGHHIPVEKIKETERKSGVTFNED is encoded by the coding sequence ATGAAGGAGTACTTCTCCAGATTTGCGCTAGAGAATGGCGATGACCCAATGATCATCGGTTCGCAAATTGCGATTGCTGTAGTTTCGATTGCAATCATTGTCGGCCTTACGTACTTCAAGAAGTGGGGCTATCTGTGGCGCAACTGGCTCACTACAGTTGACCATAAGAAAATCGGTATCATGTATATCCTCGCAGCGCTGCTCATGCTCTTCCGTGGGGGAGCTGACGCAATACTAATGCGTGCACAAACAGCTGTTCCGAATAATGGATTGCTGGATGCGCAGCATTATAACGAAATTTTCACCACACACGGGGTTGTCATGATTTTGTTCATGGCGATGCCATTTATCATCGGTTTGATGAACGTTGTTACTCCTTTGCAGATTGGTGCAAGAGACGTCGCATTCCCGCGTTTGAACGCTATCAGTTTCTGGCTGTTCTTCTTCGGAGCGATGCTGTTTAACCTTTCATTCGTAATCGGTGGTTCACCTGATGCCGGCTGGACAGCCTACTTCCCGTTGGCGAGCAATGACTTCAGCCACACAGTAGGGATTAACTATTATGCAATTGCAATCCAGATTGCAGGTATCGGTACTCTGATGACAGGTATCAACTTCATTACGACAATCATGAAAATGCGTGCCCCTGGTATGACATTGATGAAGATGCCAATGTTTACTTGGTCTATCTTGATCACGAACTTGATTATCGTATTTGCATTCCCGGTACTTACAGTAGCGCTTGCACTCATGACCATGGACAGACTGTTCGGAACAAACTTCTTCTCTATTGCCAATGGCGGTATGGATATGCTTTGGGCGAACTTGTTCTGGGTATGGGGACATCCGGAAGTTTACATCGTTATTCTCCCGGCATTCGGTATCTATTCCGAAATCATCTCCACATTTGCACAGCGTAACTTGTACGGTTACAAATCAATGGTATTCAGTATGGTTGCCATCAGTGCCCTTTCATTCCTTGTATGGACGCACCACTTCTATACAATGGGTCACGGTGTAATGGTTAACGGAATCTTCTCTGTCACAACAATGGCGATAGCCGTGCCGACGGGGGTTAAGATATTCAACTGGCTGCTCACGCTTTACAAAGGAAGTATTAAATTTACAGTGCCGATGCTTTGGGCAATGGCATTTATTCCAATTTTCACAATCGGTGGTGTAACTGGTGTCATGCTTGCAATGGCAAGTGCCGACTATCAGTATCACAACACAATGTTCCTAGTAGCTCACTTCCACTATGTATTGATTCCAGGTACAGTGTTTGGTGTGCTTGCCGGCTTCACATTCTGGTGGCCAAAGATCTTCGGCTTCAGCCTTAATGAGAGAATTGGTAAATGGGCATTCTGGTTCATCGCTATTAGCTTTAACGTTGCCTTCTTCCCATTGTTCCTTTCTGGTTTGAATGGACAGGCACGTCGTATGTACACTTATTCCGAAGCTTCTGGATTCGGTATTTACAACTTGATTTCGTTCATCGGTGCAATCGGTCTTGCGATTGGATTCCTGTTGATTGTTTATCAAATCTACTGGAGCACTCGCTACGCACCACGTCATGTGGATGGAGATCCTTGGAATGCACGTTCGCTTGAATGGGCTACACATAGTCCAGTTCCGGAATACAACTTCGCAATTACGCCGACAGTTGATTCCATCGAAGCTTTCTGGGATAAGAAAGAGCATGGCAAAGAAATCTTCAAAGGCAAGATTGAAGAAATTCACATGCCAAATAACAGCGGCTTGCCAATCATCATGAGTGCGATCTTCTTCGTATTCGGCTTTGCGCTTGTCTTCTCAATGTGGATCGTCGCTATTGTGTCATTGATCGGTATCTTCGTATGTATGGCTTACCGTTCGTTTGAAATTGATCATGGTCACCATATCCCTGTCGAGAAGATTAAGGAAACTGAAAGAAAGAGCGGGGTGACTTTTAATGAAGATTGA
- the qoxC gene encoding cytochrome aa3 quinol oxidase subunit III produces MKIDHSVPKEYATEENRLKIFGFWIFIGAEVALFGTLFATFFTLVDHTATGPTGHEIFELPPVLIETFVLLTSSFTIGLAVNAMRLGAKKAMLVFMGITLLLGLGFLSVEIYEFTTYVHEGASLQTSAFTSALLTLLGTHGAHVTLGFFWGLFIMIQVARRGITPETANKSFIFSLYWHFLDVIWIFIFSFVYLKGMM; encoded by the coding sequence ATGAAGATTGATCATTCAGTCCCTAAAGAGTATGCAACTGAGGAAAACAGACTGAAAATCTTCGGTTTCTGGATTTTCATCGGTGCTGAAGTTGCCTTGTTCGGAACGCTTTTTGCCACATTCTTCACCCTGGTGGACCATACAGCTACTGGTCCAACAGGGCATGAAATATTCGAACTGCCACCTGTTTTGATTGAAACGTTTGTCCTTTTGACATCAAGTTTCACAATTGGCCTTGCAGTTAACGCGATGCGTCTTGGTGCCAAGAAGGCGATGCTCGTATTCATGGGTATTACACTTCTTCTTGGTCTTGGGTTCTTGAGTGTTGAGATTTATGAATTTACAACATATGTTCATGAAGGAGCGAGCTTGCAGACAAGTGCCTTTACTTCTGCATTGCTCACATTGCTTGGAACGCACGGAGCACACGTTACACTAGGTTTCTTCTGGGGCTTGTTCATCATGATTCAAGTTGCTAGACGTGGCATTACACCAGAAACAGCGAATAAGTCCTTTATCTTCTCGTTGTACTGGCACTTCCTAGACGTTATCTGGATTTTCATCTTCAGTTTCGTCTACTTGAAAGGAATGATGTAA
- the qoxD gene encoding cytochrome aa3 quinol oxidase subunit IV → MTFKELFPTKHLTGFISSLVLTGVALLVLYLDVSMKTGVVILLITAFMQAGIQLVMFMHAGESEDGTAIYTHTYYAVFIALVTVLGTLLTMVWGYQ, encoded by the coding sequence ATGACTTTTAAAGAACTGTTTCCAACGAAGCACCTTACAGGATTCATTTCTTCGCTAGTCCTTACAGGTGTTGCCCTTCTGGTATTGTACCTTGATGTCTCCATGAAGACAGGTGTCGTAATCCTTCTGATTACCGCATTCATGCAGGCTGGCATTCAGCTAGTCATGTTCATGCATGCTGGTGAATCTGAGGATGGTACAGCGATTTATACGCATACGTACTATGCAGTATTTATTGCGCTTGTCACTGTACTCGGTACATTGCTTACAATGGTCTGGGGTTACCAGTAA
- a CDS encoding general stress protein — MATPDKKYMGTFYSQRELLEAMDALKKQGHTEKDMYVVTNDEQDIRMIRGRTDAEVESAGDENWLEKVKHFIMGEEPVTGAFEKMGYSQEQANRYYAEAKKGGMLLFIDRELDMRNHAGKNNKHLNKELGVSPYRSDEDYFKTNVGAEPATALNHENLDLNNGTTRPHLVKSNKDTLERAASGERVPVNKVNTGDDISRKVIESDRNHHADLDHRLTTSTAETRADINTNPANDTLRKAAAGEWVDKQNVQAGDRISEEMINKNKQGEELDHRLTTNTETGRNLSTRDDSNLKKAAAGEWVDKRNVQAGDRISEEMVNKNKQGEELDHRLTTNYETANNQVSTHDDSTLKKAASGEWVDKEDVQVGDRLSEEMAKKRKENDQELDHRLKDDNSI; from the coding sequence ATGGCAACACCAGACAAAAAATATATGGGAACTTTCTATAGTCAAAGAGAATTGCTTGAAGCAATGGATGCATTGAAGAAACAAGGTCACACAGAGAAAGACATGTATGTTGTTACAAATGATGAACAAGATATCCGTATGATCCGCGGTCGTACAGATGCTGAAGTAGAATCAGCAGGAGATGAAAACTGGCTTGAAAAGGTTAAACATTTCATCATGGGAGAAGAGCCTGTAACAGGTGCTTTTGAAAAAATGGGCTATTCTCAGGAACAAGCGAACCGCTATTATGCTGAAGCCAAAAAAGGCGGCATGCTTCTCTTCATTGACAGAGAGCTTGATATGCGAAATCATGCTGGAAAGAACAATAAGCACCTTAATAAGGAGCTGGGAGTTTCTCCGTACCGTTCTGATGAGGACTACTTTAAAACGAACGTAGGAGCTGAGCCAGCTACTGCTTTAAATCATGAAAATCTTGATTTAAACAATGGCACTACTCGTCCGCATCTTGTGAAAAGCAATAAGGATACACTTGAAAGGGCTGCTTCAGGTGAGCGAGTTCCAGTGAATAAAGTAAATACTGGAGACGATATATCTCGAAAAGTAATTGAATCAGACAGAAATCACCATGCAGATTTAGACCATAGATTGACCACGAGCACAGCCGAAACCAGAGCCGATATTAATACAAATCCAGCCAATGATACATTAAGAAAGGCCGCTGCAGGCGAATGGGTCGACAAGCAGAACGTTCAAGCTGGAGATCGTATTTCTGAAGAGATGATCAATAAAAACAAACAAGGCGAAGAACTTGATCATAGACTGACGACAAATACTGAAACAGGACGCAATCTCTCAACTCGCGATGACAGCAACTTGAAAAAGGCAGCGGCTGGTGAATGGGTCGATAAGCGAAATGTCCAAGCTGGGGATCGTATTTCTGAAGAGATGGTCAATAAAAACAAACAAGGCGAAGAACTTGATCACAGGCTTACAACCAACTATGAAACAGCAAACAACCAAGTTTCTACTCATGATGACAGTACTTTGAAGAAAGCCGCTTCAGGCGAATGGGTTGATAAGGAAGATGTGCAGGTCGGTGATCGGCTATCAGAAGAAATGGCTAAAAAGAGGAAAGAAAATGACCAGGAACTTGACCATCGTCTAAAAGATGACAATTCCATTTAA
- a CDS encoding CynX/NimT family MFS transporter gives MNTILLLLGIIFIGANLRAPLTAVGPLIANIRTDLHLSNAIAGTITTVPLLAFALISPLAPKLAKKRGMEQAIFLSLFLLAAGMILRSLNGITLLFAGTILIGCAIAVSNVLLPSFIKTKFPRGVGIMTGIYSVAMNLFGALSSGISVPLSEWHGFGWKGALVFWVLLAVIAIIIWIPQLVKAPKPRNWKDAAFESESIWKSPLAWKVTIFMGAQSLIFYTMMTWLPELLQLRGYSNNAAGWMLSLMQFALIPVTFFIPVIADRMKNQQPLAIITAAFYFCGIGGLLFTNQVLTIICVIFIGIASGSAFSLSMMFFTLRTDNSGESAELSGMAQSFGYLLASLGPVLFGALHDLTHNWTVPIIMLLVNILVFFYAGLGAAKPGKVHNHAKAQ, from the coding sequence ATGAATACAATATTGCTTCTGCTTGGAATTATCTTCATCGGAGCCAATCTGCGTGCTCCCCTCACAGCTGTCGGACCGCTAATCGCCAATATTCGCACCGATCTTCATCTTTCAAATGCTATAGCTGGTACAATCACAACTGTTCCCCTGCTTGCTTTTGCCCTAATATCCCCTCTCGCACCGAAACTCGCTAAGAAACGGGGCATGGAGCAGGCAATCTTCCTTTCCTTATTCCTCCTCGCCGCGGGTATGATTCTTCGTTCATTGAACGGCATTACTCTTTTGTTCGCAGGTACGATTCTTATTGGCTGTGCCATAGCAGTCAGTAATGTCCTATTGCCTAGCTTTATTAAAACAAAATTCCCGCGTGGTGTCGGCATCATGACCGGAATCTATTCTGTAGCCATGAATCTTTTCGGAGCCTTGTCGTCCGGAATTAGTGTACCGCTATCTGAATGGCATGGGTTTGGCTGGAAAGGCGCTCTCGTTTTTTGGGTCTTACTCGCTGTAATTGCGATTATCATTTGGATTCCTCAACTCGTCAAAGCACCGAAGCCACGTAATTGGAAGGATGCAGCGTTTGAAAGTGAAAGCATTTGGAAATCGCCTCTTGCATGGAAAGTGACAATTTTCATGGGAGCTCAGTCTCTCATCTTCTATACAATGATGACATGGCTTCCTGAATTGTTGCAGTTACGTGGTTATAGTAATAATGCAGCTGGCTGGATGCTTTCTCTCATGCAGTTCGCATTGATTCCCGTCACCTTTTTCATTCCTGTCATTGCTGATCGGATGAAGAACCAACAGCCTCTAGCGATCATTACAGCTGCTTTTTATTTTTGTGGAATCGGTGGACTGCTGTTTACGAATCAGGTGCTAACTATAATCTGTGTTATCTTCATTGGGATTGCAAGCGGTAGTGCTTTCAGTCTTTCCATGATGTTCTTTACACTGCGTACGGATAATAGTGGTGAATCGGCAGAGCTTTCCGGAATGGCACAATCATTCGGTTACTTGCTCGCTTCTCTCGGACCAGTTCTTTTCGGCGCTCTCCATGACCTTACACACAATTGGACAGTCCCCATTATCATGCTGCTTGTCAATATTCTCGTGTTCTTCTATGCAGGACTTGGTGCTGCCAAGCCGGGAAAAGTGCACAATCATGCAAAAGCACAATAG
- a CDS encoding carbonic anhydrase: MILSSFRKCVIALLCLATVLTVSACGSAEPTKEKQNKEETAKGKKIEEDDNWNYEEQKKWPMDSGKMQSPIDLRSKTVQKMTEQGKLKLQFDPVVSYIEDNGHSIQVGGKGAAKINGRTFDFKQVHFHAESEHTLEGKHFPLEAHFVHQSTNGRLAVIGVFFKEGKENKAFGDILKNIKKGKKVEKTEKVNIAEMLPNNQQDYYHYLGSLTTPPLSENVEWYVLNQPVEVSAAQIKKFGTYYNDNNRDIQPIGDRPVLEHSTAK, translated from the coding sequence ATGATTCTATCAAGCTTTCGGAAATGCGTTATTGCTTTGCTTTGTTTAGCTACCGTGTTAACTGTATCTGCATGTGGATCTGCTGAACCAACGAAAGAAAAGCAAAATAAAGAGGAAACTGCCAAAGGAAAAAAAATTGAAGAAGACGACAACTGGAACTATGAAGAACAGAAAAAGTGGCCGATGGATTCAGGTAAGATGCAATCTCCCATCGACTTACGTTCCAAGACCGTGCAAAAAATGACAGAACAAGGGAAATTGAAGTTACAGTTTGACCCGGTTGTATCCTACATAGAAGATAATGGACATAGCATACAAGTTGGCGGTAAGGGAGCAGCCAAGATTAACGGACGCACTTTCGATTTTAAACAAGTGCATTTTCACGCTGAAAGTGAACACACATTAGAAGGAAAGCATTTTCCTTTAGAAGCCCATTTTGTACATCAATCTACAAATGGTCGTCTAGCAGTTATCGGTGTCTTCTTTAAAGAAGGTAAAGAAAACAAAGCTTTTGGAGATATATTGAAAAACATTAAAAAAGGCAAAAAGGTCGAGAAGACGGAGAAAGTTAATATTGCAGAAATGCTGCCAAATAATCAACAAGACTATTATCATTATCTAGGTTCATTAACGACACCTCCATTAAGTGAAAATGTAGAGTGGTATGTATTGAACCAACCAGTAGAAGTTTCGGCTGCACAAATTAAAAAATTCGGTACTTATTACAATGACAACAATCGTGACATTCAGCCAATTGGAGATAGGCCGGTTTTGGAACATTCAACAGCTAAATAA
- the yfkAB gene encoding radical SAM/CxCxxxxC motif protein YfkAB has translation MHTKDSLEEITPTYDPWEAYMDVEEFGKMTLTNVEFTTTTLCNMRCAHCAVGYTLQMKDPDALPIELMIKRLNEIPHLRTLSITGGEPMMSKKSVREYVVPLLQYAHERGVRTQINSNLTLPYSRYEEIIPYLDVLHISHNWGTEEEFAEIGFARMEKKPTEENRKKFFERMVENSQRLSAEGVMVSAETMLNRRTFPYLEKIHRHVLEMGCRRHEIHPMYPVDFASALETLSLEDMRTAITRLLDERDESTWMLFGTLPFYPCSGASEDLSLLQRLYKEKNVTVRNDPDGRSRLNVNIFNGDIIVTDFGDDGPALGNIQDTKLQTAYERWMDSATAKSINCHCPAVKCLGPNILVKNTYYQDTDFTKRKSNLSL, from the coding sequence ATGCATACTAAAGATAGCTTAGAAGAAATTACTCCAACGTACGACCCTTGGGAAGCTTATATGGATGTTGAAGAGTTTGGAAAGATGACGCTGACGAATGTAGAGTTTACAACGACAACACTTTGCAATATGCGCTGTGCTCACTGTGCAGTAGGATACACGCTACAAATGAAAGATCCGGATGCTTTGCCAATAGAGCTTATGATAAAAAGGCTTAACGAAATCCCTCATTTGCGCACACTCTCTATTACAGGGGGAGAGCCAATGATGTCAAAGAAGTCTGTACGTGAATATGTAGTACCTTTGCTACAATATGCTCATGAGCGCGGTGTGCGGACCCAAATTAATTCAAATCTCACTTTGCCATATAGCCGCTATGAAGAGATTATTCCGTACTTGGATGTCCTTCATATTTCTCATAACTGGGGGACAGAAGAAGAGTTTGCCGAGATTGGTTTTGCACGCATGGAAAAGAAGCCTACGGAAGAAAACAGGAAGAAATTCTTTGAGCGGATGGTGGAAAACTCACAGCGACTTTCTGCAGAAGGTGTGATGGTCTCTGCTGAAACAATGCTTAATCGGCGTACTTTCCCGTACTTGGAGAAAATACATCGGCACGTATTGGAAATGGGGTGCAGACGGCATGAAATCCATCCAATGTATCCGGTAGATTTCGCCAGCGCTCTTGAAACGTTAAGTTTGGAAGACATGAGGACAGCCATCACACGTCTGCTTGATGAAAGAGATGAATCGACATGGATGCTTTTTGGTACCTTGCCTTTTTATCCTTGCAGTGGTGCTTCTGAAGATCTTTCTTTGCTGCAGCGTCTGTATAAAGAGAAAAATGTTACAGTTCGCAATGACCCTGATGGCCGTTCACGATTAAATGTAAATATTTTTAATGGAGATATCATCGTCACAGATTTTGGTGATGATGGACCGGCGCTTGGCAATATTCAGGATACGAAGCTTCAGACTGCCTATGAACGGTGGATGGATTCTGCTACAGCCAAGTCAATTAACTGTCATTGTCCGGCAGTCAAATGTCTTGGGCCGAATATTCTGGTGAAAAATACATATTATCAGGATACTGATTTTACAAAACGAAAATCCAATCTTTCATTATAA
- a CDS encoding asparagine synthase — translation MIIREGVIPTALGSAVTATGYLMKQKDDSNHMVADTLVGFGLGHVVLGVIDLIQHR, via the coding sequence ATGATTATTCGTGAAGGTGTCATCCCGACTGCACTAGGTTCAGCTGTTACCGCAACAGGCTATCTGATGAAGCAGAAAGACGATTCAAACCATATGGTCGCTGATACACTTGTCGGCTTTGGGCTGGGGCATGTAGTCCTAGGAGTCATCGATCTTATTCAGCACAGATAG